The Desulfotignum phosphitoxidans DSM 13687 DNA segment TCCTGTTTTGATCATATTTTTTTCAATGTGCATAAAGGAACATCTCCATGAAAAAAGTGTTTTTGCTGACTTTATCCGGGCTGGGAATATTGATTCTGGTGGCAGTGGCTGGGGCCGTCATTGTTTTGAATCTGGATCCGAACCGGTATAAGGACTATGTCGCAAAAAAGGTGAGTCAGCAGGTGGGCCGGACCTTTGAGATCCAGGGGGACTTGCGTGTGAAATATTATCCCTGGCTGCATCTGGAGATGTCCAAAATTTTTCTGGAAAACGCCCCGGGATTCGGGGATGGGCCCATGTTGACGGCTGATTATGCCATGGTCCGGGTCAAGACATTGCCGTTGCTGAAAAAACAGATCGAAATGGACACCCTGGTGCTTGAAGGGGCGCAGGTCCATCTGGCCAGAAACCAGGCCGGCATGACCAATTGGGAAACTCAGGGCCGTTTGCCCGATAAAACAAAGCCGGACAAACCGTCTGCTGCATCGTCGAAAAAAAGATTTGACCTGAAAAATCTGGCCGTGCTGCTGAACGGCGGGGTGCGCATTCAAGATGCCGGTTTCAGTTTTGACGACCGGTCCACAGGAAAAAAATATACGCTTTCCGATCTGAATCTGACAACGGGCAAAGTGGTGCCGGGCGCTCCCGTGGACTGGCAGCTGACGTTCAACGGTACGGGCACGTCACCAGAGATTTCCGGAAATGCCGGACTTGAGGGCACCCTTGTTTTTGATATGGATTCCGGTCAGTATCAGATCGATCCCATGATATTCCAGGCACAGCTTGCCGGACCGATCCTGGGGAAAAAACCGGCAGACCTGGATCTGGCCTGCCGGGTGGAAATGGATCTGCAAAAAGACACTGTATCTGTCAAAAATCTGAAAGGGTCCGGACTGGGAACGGATGTAACGGGGACCATTGTGCTGGGCAATATGGGCGCTGTCATCCCCCGAATCGACCTGGCCCTGGATATTGCCGGAAAAGACCTGGCCCTGCTGATGCAGATTATTGAAGGCGGGCCATTGGCCGCACACCTGGCCCGGACCGGTCAAAAGGCATTTCATGTGAACATGGACGTGGATATGGATTTAAGTCAGGGCCGGGTTCTGGTGCCGGCTCTGGATATTGCGGCACTGGGCATTACCCTCAAGGGCAATGTCGCAGCCCGGGATCTGGGCACCCGCCGCGCGGAAATGGAAGGAGCGATGGTTCTGGAAGGCAGGCATCTGAACCGGTTGCTCCATGCCCTGGATCAACCCGTGCCGGGTGATTTTCTGGACACGGTGGCAGGACAGGTGCGGTTCAACGGAAAACAGGGAAACCTGACATTGGATCCGTTGCAGATCCGCCTGGGCCTTGACGGAAAAAAAATTTCCAACGGGCCGTTTTCCGTGACCCTGGATGCACCCGTGCACTGGCAGATGAATCAGCAGCGACTGGAAGTGCCGGCTTTTTCCCTCTCAGGCATGGATCTGGCCGTGTCCGGTGGTATCACTGTTGAAAAAATCCAGACCGATCCCGTGTACACCGGAACCTTGTCTGCGGCCCCATTCAATTTGCGGCAACTCATGAAAACACTGGGCTTGTCTTTGCCGGCCACGGCAGATGCCCGGGTGTTTGAAAAAGTGGGCCTGAAAACCCGGTTTACCGGTTCGACAAATGATCTCCAATTGACCGGCCTGTCCGGGGTTGTGGATGATTCACACCTGAAGGGAAGTTTTGGGGTAACAGACTTTTCAGATCCGGACATCACAATGGAGCTGGCTGTTGACCGGATCGATGTGGACCCGTATCTGCCCAAGGCACCCGAGGCACCCAA contains these protein-coding regions:
- a CDS encoding AsmA family protein: MKKVFLLTLSGLGILILVAVAGAVIVLNLDPNRYKDYVAKKVSQQVGRTFEIQGDLRVKYYPWLHLEMSKIFLENAPGFGDGPMLTADYAMVRVKTLPLLKKQIEMDTLVLEGAQVHLARNQAGMTNWETQGRLPDKTKPDKPSAASSKKRFDLKNLAVLLNGGVRIQDAGFSFDDRSTGKKYTLSDLNLTTGKVVPGAPVDWQLTFNGTGTSPEISGNAGLEGTLVFDMDSGQYQIDPMIFQAQLAGPILGKKPADLDLACRVEMDLQKDTVSVKNLKGSGLGTDVTGTIVLGNMGAVIPRIDLALDIAGKDLALLMQIIEGGPLAAHLARTGQKAFHVNMDVDMDLSQGRVLVPALDIAALGITLKGNVAARDLGTRRAEMEGAMVLEGRHLNRLLHALDQPVPGDFLDTVAGQVRFNGKQGNLTLDPLQIRLGLDGKKISNGPFSVTLDAPVHWQMNQQRLEVPAFSLSGMDLAVSGGITVEKIQTDPVYTGTLSAAPFNLRQLMKTLGLSLPATADARVFEKVGLKTRFTGSTNDLQLTGLSGVVDDSHLKGSFGVTDFSDPDITMELAVDRIDVDPYLPKAPEAPKAPKNAKGKKHGSVPVTPETVAAGAATRMPVAQLRNLKINAALAIGDLVVSGASLSRVQAKLTAKDGVIHAAPLSAALYNGVYHGSMILDAAEDIPLITINSSLKGIEVAPLLDDMTEKAMIRGTGDITAALTTRGATVSAMKQHLNGNLSFLFKNGAVIGFNVGKFLRSLKSLRDTRTFSVSEAEETDFTELAGNPVVTNGVVVLDDLSGKSPALRVSGTGTVVDIVKETIDYRAMVTVVETSRGQAGSELAELAGIPVPIYIRGPLADPAIQPDIKGVITSILTGTSPEAVEQLKQSVEKELGRFLKKLTD